Below is a window of Desulfallas thermosapovorans DSM 6562 DNA.
AATCCAAGATCCTTCGCTACACCTTTAGAGTGAGCTGAAAAGTGGGTCAGAGTGATGATTTCGACTCCTGACTTCTCAAACACTACTACAACCCTATTTCCTTGGCGATGATATTTTTCATTACTTCGGTGGTGCCGGCAAAAATGTTGAAAATGCGCACGTCCCGGTAGTCCCGGCAAATGGGATATTCTTCACAGTAACCGTACCCGCCGTGCAGCTGCAAGCAGTGATAGGCTGTGCGGTTAGCCATTTCTGTAATCCACCATTTGGCCATGGAAACCTCCTTGACCACCCGTTCCCCGGCCAGGTGCTTTTCAAGCAGCTGGTTGATAAATGAACGGCCCAGTTCCACCTCGGTGGCCATTTCCGCCAGTTTAAAGCTGTTGTGCTGGAATTTGGTTACGGGTTTGCCGAATATATGCCGTTCCCGGCAGTATTCGATGGTATAGTTTAGCATCCTTTCAGCCAATCCCTGGGCCATTATGGAGCACACCAGCCGCTCTTGCTGCAGTTTTTCCATCAGGTAGATAAATCCCGCGTTTTCCCGGCCCAGCAGGTTACCCGCCGGTACCCGGCAGTCGCTGAAGACCAGCTCGGCGGTATCCTGGCTCCGGAGCCCCATTTTATCCAGTTTGCGCCCCCGGGAAAATCCCGGGGCATCCTTCTCCACCACCACCAGGCTGATGCCCTTGTGGGGGGGATTGGCCCGGGGATCGGTTTTACAGGCCACGATGATTAAATCCGACAGCAAACCGTTGGATATAAAGGTTTTGGTACCGTTTAGTATATAATGGTCACCTTCCCGAACGGCCGTGGTGCGGATGGCGGCCAGGTCCGAACCGGTGTCGGGTTCGGTCATGGCCACCGCGGTGATGATATCGCCGGATACACAGCCGGGAAGCCATTTTTGCTTTTGCTCCTCTGTGCCGTAAGAGGCGATATAGGGCACTATAATGTCGCTGTGCAGGGGAAACATCACGTGGGTACCGGCCCGGGCCAGCTCTTCGGTGATAATAACCGAATATTCAAAGCCCGCCCCGGCGCCGTCATATTTTTCCTCCACCCAGGGGCACAAAAAGCCGTTTTCCCCGGCTTTTTGCCACACTTCCCTGGGGATTTGCCCTGCTTCCTCCCACTCATGGTAATGGGGTATTACTTCAGCCTGCAGGAACTTGCGGAAGGAGTCCCTGAATAATTTATAGTCGCCGGAATAAAGGTCCAGGGCCATTTTACATGCCTCCAGTAACCCGCAATACTTCACCGCTGATGTAATCGGCCAGGGGCGAAGCCATCAACAGTATGGCGCTGGCGGCCTCTTCGGGGGTGCCCGCCCTGCGCAATGGTATCATGGCCTTGAACATCTGCCGCATGCTTTCTGGAATGCCGATGGCCACTTCTTTTCCATCCCGGCTGATGGCGTCCCCTTTTTCTTTGGGTTGGGTGAGGCGGGTTTCTATAAAGCCAAAGGCCACGGTATTGACACAAACATTAAAGGGGCCCCATTCCCTGGCCAGGGTCTTGGTGAGACCCACCAAACCCGCTTTGGCGGTGGAATAGTTGGCCTGCCCGGCATTGCCGTCCAAACCCGCAATGGATGAAATGTTGATTATTTTGCGGGTAACCCGCAGGCCGGCTTCCTTTTCCTTTTTGGCCGCTTCCCGGATATAGGGGGCGGCGGCCCGGATGATGCGGAAAGGGGCGGTCAGGTGTATTTTAAGCATGGCCTCCCACTGCTCATCGCTCATTTTGTGGATGACTCCGTCCCAGGTGTAGCCTGCATTATTTACGATTACGTCAATGCTGGGGCCAAAGTTTTCCACGGCGGTTTGTACCAGTTGGGCTGCGAAATCTGAGGCGGTGACATCACCCACACAGGCCACGGCTTGCCCGCCGGCGGCCTTGATTTCTTCCACCACTTCCACGGCCGGGCCTTCGTCCAGGTCGCTTACCACCACACGGCCGCCTTCCCGGGCGAAAAGCAGCGCCGTGGCCCGCCCGATACCCCGGCCTGCTCCGGTGATGATACAGGTCTTATCCTTTAACATGAGCTCCATTTATATGTCCTCCTTTTTAACTTAACTCCGGTATTTTTGCGCCGGCAAATTGGTTTTTCGGTTGTACCGGCACCTTCCTGAACCTCCCCACGGCTAAAACAGGGGATTTCCTTGACTTTAGTGCAGGTAATCCGGTGCCGGGTGTTGAAAATCTGAAAAAAATTCCTTCATGGCGTTTTATCCCTGGAAAGGGCATGCATATAAAGTTGAAAGGTGAACTTGATCAGAAAGTTGACTTTCGAAGTTCACTTTAATGCTGGTTCTATAAACTGTTCTTTAATGGCAGGACTGCCTCGAAGGTTCCCTTGACTTTTACACCACCCCTTTGGTCGGCGGCAACAACCTGCCCCTGTACCAGCCCGACACCCTTTTCCAGGCGTTTTTCTGTAATTACACCGGTAACGGTAATGCTGTCCCCCGGTTTGGTGATATCCACAAAGCGCACAGCCAGGCTGGTTAAATTGCGGTTGGGAATCCATTGGGTAACTGCCTGGCCCACAAAACCCATGACCAGCATACCGTGGGCGATGACTCCGCCGGTACCGGCCATTTGACCCACCTCGTCCAGGTAGTGTAAAGGGTTAAAGTCGCCGGAAGCCCCGGCGTATTTGACCAGCTGCGTTCTGTCTATGGCGGGTTTGGTCAGCGGGGGCAGGGGCCTTGACACTTCCAGGTCTTCAAAATAAACCGTCCGGTTCATTGAAATCACCTTACTTTCTTTCAATAACTGTACTGAGGGATACCAGCACGGTTTTACCATGCTGGTTTTGGTAAATGGTCTCCAGGTGGAATATGTGCATTTTACCCTTATCGGCGAATCCCTTCAGGGTGCAACGGGCCTCAATTTTATCGCCCGGGTTGATTTCGCCCAGGTAGCGGTATTCCTGCCCGCCATGCAGTACCTTCAAGGGATTTATTTTCAGGTTAAGACACAGGGTCATGAAGTCCTGTCCTCCCCAGAAATCCATGCAAGTGCCGAAGGTGGGCGGGGCGATGATATCCCGGTAACCCATGTTGCGGGCGTATTCGGTATCGGTGTAAACCGGGTTGTCATCCCCGATGGCCAGGACCATTTCCCGAATTTTTCCCCTTTCCACGGTAAAGGAAAAACGGGACAATTCGGTACCCACCAGGCCGTTATAATTGCTCATAAACAACCTCCTTTGGTGCCGCTTCCTTTGATTTGGTGCGGCCTCCTTTGGTGCCGGGTGTTGAAAGGTTGACAGGTTGAAAGGTTGAAAGCTTAGTGTTGCAATTAAATAATTTTACCGGTCCAGCAATGACTTTTCCCCGGCGGCGGCATATTCCCGGTAGAGGGGGCAGGCGGTGGTTTTGGGGCAGTGGTCATATTCCAGGCAGCGCCAGGCAACCAGCTGGGTATCAATCTGGCAGGTGCCGCTTCCCTCCAGCATATACAACTCTTCCACCCGTACCTCGTACCCTGCCACCGGGCATTGAAATGTGCTGTGCACCAGGGTTTGCATGATTTAATCCGGCCTCCATGATTAAGCAGTAATGCTATAGCACAGTCAATTTGACATTGAAACAGGCAATGATAAAATTTTATTCCTTTCCCACTATGCACACCGAGCACACTGCTTCCCAGGGGAAGCCGCCCAGGTTGTGGGTGAGCCCCAGTTTGGGATTGTCTATCTGCCTGGGGCCGGCCTGGCCCCTTAGCTGCAGGTACATTTCGTACAGCATGCGCAGGCCGCTGGCTCCGATGGGATGGCCGAAGGATTTGAGCCCCCCGTCCGGGTTGACCGGCAGTTCTCCGTCCAGGTCGAATACGCCGTTCAGCACATCCTGCCAGGCCCGGCCCCTTTCCGAAAAGCCCAGGTCCTCGTAAATAACCAGTTCCGTGGGGGTGAAGCAATCATGCACTTCAGCCATGCTGATTTCCTTGCGCGGGTTGGTGATGCCCGCCTGGCGATAAGCATCCAGCCCGGCATAATAAGTCTCTCGGATGGATGTAAAGTCGAAATCCTGGTGCATGGCACCGTGTCCCGGCCCGCAGACCACGGAAAGGGCTTTGACGTAGATGGGGTTTTTGTTATACTTTTTGGCATCCTCGGCCCGCACAATAATGGCGGCGGCCGAACCGTCGGCCACCCCGGAGCAATCCATGACCCCCAGAGGCGCCGCCACAATGGGGGAATTGAGGATTTTCTCCATGGGTACCTCTTTGCGGAACTGGGCCTTGGGGTTCAGGGCCCCGTTTTTGTGGTTTTTATAGGCGATGCGGGCCAGCACCCGTTTGCCTGTTTCCGGGTCCAGGCCGTACTTGTTAAAATATGCCGGGGCCAGAAGGGAAAAGGCGGCCGGGGCGGAATAGTTGGGGGCGGTACCGTCCCCCGGAGGCGGGGTGATTACCAGCCCGCTGTAACCCGAGTCCTTTAACTTTTCCACTCCGATGGCCATGGCAATGTCATAAGCACCCGCAGCCACGGCGTAACAGGCATTTCTAAAGGCATCGGTACCGGTGGCACAGAAATTTTCAATGCGGGTCACCGGTTTGTATTGTATCTTAAGTGGCTCCGAAAGGCTGATCCCCGCCCAGCCTGAGGCGCAACTGCCCAGCCAGTAGGCCTGGATATCCTCCGGGGTTAGCCCGGCGTCCTCCAGCGCCTGGTAGGCGGCATCCACCAGCATATCACCGGCGCTTTTGTCCCAGTGCTCTCCGAAGCGGGTGCAGCCCATGCCCACTATGGCAACTTTGTCCCTGATGCTCATTAATAAAAACCTCCCTCAATGAAAAATTATTTTCAGGGCTACTCACCTCTTGGGCCTGGCTTTCCAGTAATAATTGTGGATCCCCCCGGCCTTAAAAAGCTTGCGGAAGGTGGTTTCCACCTCCATGCCGATGGCTACTTTCGCCGGCTCGCAATCGGTCATTTCGCAAAGTAACCGCCCGCCGCCCTCGAAATCAATCACCGCAAATACCGTAGGCGGGTCCTGGGAAAATGTTAAATAATCAATTGTATAGGTGGTGATACGGGCATTGATGTCTGCAAAACAGTAGGGTTCCATGGCGTCTTTGGCCTGGCAGTGCACGCACACCCTCTGAGCGGGAATTTGCGGGGTGCCGCAGCGGGTGCAGCGGCTGCCGTAAAAGGCCAATATCTTTTTATTGTTACGCCACATGGCCGGTGCAGAGGGGCGGTCGGGTTCGGGCCGCTTGGGTGGCTCAAAGTCCAGCATACCCTTCCAGCGCAGGTAATTCTGGTAGCTCAGGGAAGTTTTCTTGGATTGCAGTAGTTTCGAAACACCATGCTTGGGAGCGAATTTTTTGATATTGTCCGTAACCCGCAGCAGCACGGCGTCCACTCCCTCGCCGAAGGTAACCATTAATATACGGTCCCCGGGTGCCGCTTGCTCCAGCGCCGCGGCCAGCATCAGCGGGGCGTGGGCGGTGCCGGTAAGGCCTACTGTGCTAAATAGACCATCCTCAATCTGGGACTGCTCAAACCCGAGGGAAAGAGCGGTGCCCGCCTGGTAACGGGGGGAAGGTGCATAGAGCACCAGCTTGCTGATTTCCCCGGGGGTAATTTTTAACCTTCCCGCCAGGGTTGTCAGGGCTTTGGTGACCAGCGGGCCATAACCCCTGGTGATTACAAAACGGTCCTCCCAGGCCCGTACAAAACGGTCTGTTACGTCCCGCCACTGGGTCAGTACATCACCGGCCACAGTGCAACTGCCCTCTATTTCAGCCAGGAGGTTTTCCCGGCCGATAACCAGAGCTGCCGCTCCGTCGCCGAAAAGCTGTTCATGTTGTCCCCTGGCCGCCCCCAGGCGGCAATCCGCCGCTGCCACCAGTACGTGGCGGGCTCCCGACTTAACCGCATCAGCAGCGGACAGTAAAGCGGTAGAACCGGCCCGGAGAGTGGAAGTGAAGTCCGCGGTACGCACCAGGTCGGTGGTGTCTAGGGCTGCGGCAATGGTGGTGGCGGATTGTTTTTCGACATAGGGCGGGGTGGTGGTGGCAAAATATACGCCGTCCAGATCCCGGGGCCGGATACCGGTCAGGCAGTCCCGGGCAGCTTCCACCGCCATGGTTACGCTGTCTTCATCGTAATTGGCCACCGCCTTTTCTCCCGGGAGGGACGGCTCGCCGAAGGCCTCGGCCAGGCGCCGGCGCTCCAGGCGGTTGAAGGGAATATAAGCGCCATAGGCGGTAATACCCACCATAATGCTAATACCTCCTTATATGGCATGGTCCAGGTCATGTTGCCAGGCGTTGCGCGCATTACAAGCCTGTATTCAGTTAAGCTTGTAATGAATTTGTTGAAAAATTAGTTTTATTCAGTAAATGCTATTACCTGGCAATCGCAAAATATATGCCAGGGTTGCAATAGCGCTGAACCATAAAATATACGGCTTATAAAATGATGACTTGAAATTGTTTGTATTGATTGCAGGACGGTTGTACTGAAAGCGATACAACAAGCTGCAATTTAAAATGTTCATAATACTGTTTGTGCAAGTTTGCCAGCAGGCATGGTTTTTGCGATTCACAGGGAGAAGTAATCACAGGAGGAGGGGTGTTTGTGAACACTCCAATAGAATTTTTGAATTTAACAGGAATATTTCTGGTTTGGGCAGAAAGAATAAATATGGTAAGTTAGGCATGACATGGCTATAGTTTTTCGCTTGTATTGCACCCGTTGTTGAATGAATAATACAATCCTTCAAGGAGGAGGTACTAATGGCTGATAATAGTAAACCCACAGCACCGCTGGCCGAGGTGATAAGCCTGGCGGAGTTTATTGACTACCAGCAAGGATCGGTGGTAAGCAGGACACTGGTTGATAAACAGACCGGCACGGTAACTTTGTTTGCCTTTGATCAAGGACAAGGGCTAAGCGAGCACACTGCCCCCTTTGATGCCATGGTGCAGTTGCTGGACGGTGAAGCCGAGGTGACCATTGCCGGGAACCCGCTGCGTTTAAAGAAGGGTGACATGGTCATTATGCCCGCCAACAAGCCCCACGCGCTGCGGGCGGTGGAAAGGTTTAAGATGCTGTTAACAATGATCCGGGCGTAAGCGTAGATAGCCCCGGCCGTTTATTTAAAAATAAAATGGGCGGGGCATTGTTTACGCGTATCTCAGTTGCTATTTAAGCTTACGGGAATTATATTTCAACAGCTTATCCTCCAGCCATAAATGCATTAATCTGGCTTCCAGCATATTCGCTGCGGCAATTTCAGCGATAAATTGCTGCATTGTGCCGTTGTGTTGCTCCAATTTGGAAACGAAACCGGCATACCCTTGGTGTGACTTTTTTTCGACCCAACTAAAGGTTTTGACCACGTCCTTCTCGCTGGCCAGGTTAATGGTAACACCGAACAACCGGCCAATAATGTCACCGCCTTCAATAATAATGGAAGGTTTTCCACCTAAATTTAAGATTGCATTTCTTACTTTATTAATGTGCTCCATTTCAATTTCTGCAAACCTTCTAAAGGTTCTTCTTATCTCTTTGTCCTGGTAACCTGAAAAATTTTTATACATGCCCAGGTGGCCGTGTTCCAGGGTTAATATTTTATTAAGTTCAGCTATAATTTCTGTTACTTTCACAATGGTCACCGCCAATTATGTATTATTGTTATTATTTCCCCGGGGTGTGGGAAAATATTTGTAATTAATCGGATTAAGTTTGCCCACCAGGTTGATTGAGTTAAAGGCCAAGCCAGGGTTTTAAAAGCTACCAGGCACTGGTATATTATTGTGCTGAAGCTTCCCACGACTAAAGCCGGGGCTTAGCGGTGCTTTGGGGTAAAGTAGGGGTATATTTTGTCCATTAATAGGATGAACCATGGAATATGAAACGGGGGTTTGTTTAATGCAGGTACGTTTAACCACGCTTTGTGAAAACACGGCGGCTGCTCTGGGATACACCGGGGAATGGGGGCTTGGTATTCTGGTGGAGGCCGGCGGTGAGGCGGTGCTGTTGGATACCGGCCTTGGTGATTCTTTGATACGCAATGCCATGGCCGGTAATGTCGATTTAAGCAAAGTTGACAAAGTGGTCATCAGCCACGGCCATGCCGACCATACCGGCGGCCTGCGTTCTTTGCTGCAGCAGCTTGGGAAAAGGGTGCAAATTCATACTCACCCGGCCATATGGGGTAAAAAGTACACTTGCATGACGCTGCCGGGCAGCGGGGAGCGAAGGTGCCGGTATATCGGAATGCCCTTTTGCCGTGAAGAGTTGGAAGGGCTGGGCGCGGTATTTAATATGTCCAGGGAGCCGGTATGGTTAAACGAGTTTATGGTTACCACCGGTGAAGTGCCCCTGGTTACTTCCTTTGAAAAAGTTGATGACAATATGTTCTTGCGGGCGGAGGAGGGTTTTGTGCCGGACACCTTGCCGGATGACCAGGCGCTGGTGGTCAAAACGGAAAAGGGATTGGTGGTGCTGCTGGGCTGCGCCCACCGGGGCATGGTGAATACGCTGCTGCACGCCCAAAGGATTACCGGTGTGGAGAAAATTTATGCTGTGGTGGGCGGCACCCATCTTTTCCGGGCGCAGCCGGAGCAAATTGAGCAATCCATGGCCGAACTGCGCCGGATGGGTGTGGGAAAAATAGGCGTATCCCATTGCACCGGCATGGCCCCGGCTGCACTGCTGGCCCGGGAATTCGGGGATAAATTTTTCTTTAACAATGCCGGCACCGTGGTGGAGTTTTAAATTCCCGCCCAATTTTCATAAAATACCCCAACATGCCCGGGATAGGTGTGTTGGGGGTTTTTTTAACGGTATTTTAGAGTCGCTAAAAATTTTGCAAGGGGAAATTTAATCATAGACGTGTTTGCAGGGAACATCTTTGGCCTGGTGTGGGGCAGTTTTAATATATTGTCATTTTGAGGCCATGGTGTTATTATGTTCCTAGGTAAACTAAAATCGTTTACATAGTTTACTGGTGGCTTTGATTTTTTACCCAACAGCCTTGGCGATGCTTAATAACATTGCCTAAAACTCAATTTGTTACCTGAGGGATTGCATTTTTGTTGCAAAAAGCATAGCATAAATTTTTTATGAGTAATCATTCAATTAATGAAGGGAGCGGTGGCTATGGCTGACAAAAAGCGGGCTTTGGCGGTTCTGGTGCTGTTATTGGTGGCGGCGGGCTCATACTGGGCCTATGAACATTATTACAAAGGTGAAGTTGCGCTTATCCGGGCCACCGGCACCATTGAGGCCACCACGGTGGAGTTGAACGCTAAAATGTCCGGGACCGTGGCCAGGCTGCTGGTGGATACCGGTGACACCGTTTCTGCCGGTCAACTGGTGGCCGAGCTGTCCCGCAGCGACCTGGCGGCCCAGCGGGAGCGGGACGCTCTGGGGGTATTGAAGGCCGAGGCCCAGCTGGCGGATTTGCAATCGGGAGCCCGGGAGCAGGAGAAAAAAGAAGCTATGGCCGGGGTGGAAATCGCACGGGTTAATTTAGAAAAGGCCAATACGGATTTGGCCAGGATAGAGGCCCTTTTCCAGGGCGGTGCTGTACCCGAAGCAGACTATGACAAAGCCCGGACCAGCGCGGAGTTGGCCAAAAACCAGCTGGCGGCGGCCGAGGCCAGGCTTAACCTGCTGGAGTCGGGCAGCCGTCCCCAGCAAATCAAGGCCGCCCAGGCCGAGGTCGAGCGCAGCAAGGCCGTGCTCAAGGCCAGCGATGCCATGCTGGAGGATTTGAAGGTTTATTCCCCCATCGCGGGGGTGGTGCTGTCCGGCAATTACGAGCAGGGGGAGTACGTGCAGATGGGTGCTTCCCTGGCCACCGTGGCGGATCTGAATGATCTCTGGATCAAAGTTTACATTCCCACCGTCGATTTGCCCCATATCAAACTGGACCAGCCAGTGCAGTTTACTGTCAGCGGCATGGATAAAGTGTTTGAAGGGGTGGTGCAGGAGATCGCCACCGAGGGTGAATTTACCCCCAAGACCATCCAAACCCAGCAGGAGCGGGCCAATGTGGTATTTGCCGTGAAGATAAAGATCAGCGATGCCGGCGGTGTTTTAAAGCCTGGTATGCCTGCCGATGTAACCTTTGGACCGAGGGCGAACCATGATTAAAGTGGAAAAGCTGGGCAAAGATTTCGGTCATATCACCGCCGTGTATGAAGTAACCATAGACGTGTTTGCAGGGAACATCTTTGGCCTGGTGGGGCCGGACGGGGCCGGTAAAACCACCTTGCTGCGCGTGATTTGCGGTTTAATAGTTCCTGATCGCGGGCAGGTTCTTTGGGCGCAGGCCGCCGGCGGGCAGGGGAAACGGGGGAACGGGGTGGTGCTGGGCTATATGCCCCAGCGGTTCAGCCTTTATGGTGATTTGACGGTGATGGAGAATATTAATTTTTTCGGCGCCCTGTATAAATTAAAACGACCGGTTATAAGGGAACGGGCTGACGAAATACTGGAAATGACCGGGCTGCTGCCCTTTAAAGATCGCTTGGCGGATAACCTGTCGGGGGGTATGAAGCAAAAACTAGCCCTCACCTGCGCCCTGGTCAACCGCCCGGCCCTGCTGGTGCTGGATGAGCCCACCTACGGGGTGGACCCGCAATCCCGTAAAGAGTTCTGGCGGATATTATACCGGCTGAACAAGCAGGGAATGACCATCATAGTATCCACCCCTTACATGGATGAAGCCGAGCTGTGCACCAGGGTGGCCTTTATGAACAAGGGCCGTGTGGTGGCGGTGGATTCACCATCCCGGCTGAAAAGCAATTTTCCCTACCAGGTGCTGGAGGTGCGGGTTGAAACCCGCCGGGCCGGGCCGGTGGGTGATGTGCCGCCGCAAAGCCGTGGGGGGGATGATTTTCCGTATAACCGCCATATTGGGTTGTTCAGTGATTTGCCCGGGGTGGTGTACGTGTCGCTTTACGGGGATAAATACCGCGTGGTGGTGGAGGATGGGGAGGCTGCCCGGCGGGCTATGGAAAACCGCCTGGCGGAGAAGGGGATAAACGCCGGGTTGTATTGTACTGAAATCAATCCCACCATGGAAGATGTTTTTATTGCGCTGGCGGAGAAAGGGGTGGAGTAGTGGACTATGCAGTGACCACCAACCAGTTGACCAGGGTTTTCGGTAATTTCACGGCTGTGGATAAATTGACACTGCAGATTAAACCCGGGGAAATTTACGGATTCCTGGGACCCAACGGGGCGGGTAAGTCCACCGCCATGCGGATGCTTTGCGGCATACTGGAACCCACATCGGGCACGGCCACGGTATTGGGGTACGACCTGTTGCGGGAAACCGAGAAAATTAAGCAGCGTATTGGCTACATGTCCCAGAAATTCAGCTTGTACGATGACCTCACCGCAGCCGAGAACCTGTACTTTTATGCCGGGCTGTACAATATACCCCGCCGGGGAAGGCCGGGCCGGGTGCGGGAAATGATCGATATGGCCGGTCTTACCGGCCGTGAGAATGAACCGGCGGCTAATCTAAGCGGTGGCTGGAAGCAAAGGCTGGCCCTGGGCTGCGCCATTATTGCCCGGCCCGCCATAGTGTTCCTGGACGAGCCCACCAGCGGGGTGAGCCCCACCAGCAGGCGCCATTTTTTCAGCATTATCAGGCAACTGGCCGGGAAAGGTACCACGGTGATGGTGACCACCCACTTCATGGACGAAGCCGAATATTGTGATAAAATCGCCTTCATCTCATCCGGCCGGCTAATGGCGGTGGATAGCCCGGACAATTTGAAAAGAAACGTTATAGAGGGATGTCTGGTGGAATTGGATTTGCCCGGTGCAATGGAACGGTTGGAGAGTATTGCACAGCTTCCCTACGTTAAAGAATGTTCAGTACACGGGCCGGTGCTGCACGTGCTGCTAAAAAGCGAAGCCCACTTGGCGTCCCTGGAGGAATTTACGGGAGTTTCACCCAAACCCATCACCCCTTCCCTGGAGGATGTGTTTATTGCACTTTCAAGTAAAAGTTGAAAGGTGTCCGTTTTGTTATATTCACATGGCCGCGGGCACTTTTCATATAACAACTTAAACGGCATCATGGGTATTGACCACAACAACACCATTACCGAGGAATTACAATTACTAACCACCACCAAAGGGGGGTGTCCGGTGAGCAGGATTATTGCAGTTTTACATAAGGAGATTTTGCAGATGCGCC
It encodes the following:
- a CDS encoding acyl-CoA dehydrogenase family protein, which translates into the protein MALDLYSGDYKLFRDSFRKFLQAEVIPHYHEWEEAGQIPREVWQKAGENGFLCPWVEEKYDGAGAGFEYSVIITEELARAGTHVMFPLHSDIIVPYIASYGTEEQKQKWLPGCVSGDIITAVAMTEPDTGSDLAAIRTTAVREGDHYILNGTKTFISNGLLSDLIIVACKTDPRANPPHKGISLVVVEKDAPGFSRGRKLDKMGLRSQDTAELVFSDCRVPAGNLLGRENAGFIYLMEKLQQERLVCSIMAQGLAERMLNYTIEYCRERHIFGKPVTKFQHNSFKLAEMATEVELGRSFINQLLEKHLAGERVVKEVSMAKWWITEMANRTAYHCLQLHGGYGYCEEYPICRDYRDVRIFNIFAGTTEVMKNIIAKEIGL
- a CDS encoding SDR family NAD(P)-dependent oxidoreductase — translated: MELMLKDKTCIITGAGRGIGRATALLFAREGGRVVVSDLDEGPAVEVVEEIKAAGGQAVACVGDVTASDFAAQLVQTAVENFGPSIDVIVNNAGYTWDGVIHKMSDEQWEAMLKIHLTAPFRIIRAAAPYIREAAKKEKEAGLRVTRKIINISSIAGLDGNAGQANYSTAKAGLVGLTKTLAREWGPFNVCVNTVAFGFIETRLTQPKEKGDAISRDGKEVAIGIPESMRQMFKAMIPLRRAGTPEEAASAILLMASPLADYISGEVLRVTGGM
- a CDS encoding MaoC/PaaZ C-terminal domain-containing protein, with the protein product MNRTVYFEDLEVSRPLPPLTKPAIDRTQLVKYAGASGDFNPLHYLDEVGQMAGTGGVIAHGMLVMGFVGQAVTQWIPNRNLTSLAVRFVDITKPGDSITVTGVITEKRLEKGVGLVQGQVVAADQRGGVKVKGTFEAVLPLKNSL
- a CDS encoding FAS1-like dehydratase domain-containing protein, with the translated sequence MSNYNGLVGTELSRFSFTVERGKIREMVLAIGDDNPVYTDTEYARNMGYRDIIAPPTFGTCMDFWGGQDFMTLCLNLKINPLKVLHGGQEYRYLGEINPGDKIEARCTLKGFADKGKMHIFHLETIYQNQHGKTVLVSLSTVIERK
- a CDS encoding acetyl-CoA acetyltransferase, with protein sequence MSIRDKVAIVGMGCTRFGEHWDKSAGDMLVDAAYQALEDAGLTPEDIQAYWLGSCASGWAGISLSEPLKIQYKPVTRIENFCATGTDAFRNACYAVAAGAYDIAMAIGVEKLKDSGYSGLVITPPPGDGTAPNYSAPAAFSLLAPAYFNKYGLDPETGKRVLARIAYKNHKNGALNPKAQFRKEVPMEKILNSPIVAAPLGVMDCSGVADGSAAAIIVRAEDAKKYNKNPIYVKALSVVCGPGHGAMHQDFDFTSIRETYYAGLDAYRQAGITNPRKEISMAEVHDCFTPTELVIYEDLGFSERGRAWQDVLNGVFDLDGELPVNPDGGLKSFGHPIGASGLRMLYEMYLQLRGQAGPRQIDNPKLGLTHNLGGFPWEAVCSVCIVGKE
- a CDS encoding OB-fold domain-containing protein, whose amino-acid sequence is MVGITAYGAYIPFNRLERRRLAEAFGEPSLPGEKAVANYDEDSVTMAVEAARDCLTGIRPRDLDGVYFATTTPPYVEKQSATTIAAALDTTDLVRTADFTSTLRAGSTALLSAADAVKSGARHVLVAAADCRLGAARGQHEQLFGDGAAALVIGRENLLAEIEGSCTVAGDVLTQWRDVTDRFVRAWEDRFVITRGYGPLVTKALTTLAGRLKITPGEISKLVLYAPSPRYQAGTALSLGFEQSQIEDGLFSTVGLTGTAHAPLMLAAALEQAAPGDRILMVTFGEGVDAVLLRVTDNIKKFAPKHGVSKLLQSKKTSLSYQNYLRWKGMLDFEPPKRPEPDRPSAPAMWRNNKKILAFYGSRCTRCGTPQIPAQRVCVHCQAKDAMEPYCFADINARITTYTIDYLTFSQDPPTVFAVIDFEGGGRLLCEMTDCEPAKVAIGMEVETTFRKLFKAGGIHNYYWKARPKR
- a CDS encoding cupin domain-containing protein; protein product: MADNSKPTAPLAEVISLAEFIDYQQGSVVSRTLVDKQTGTVTLFAFDQGQGLSEHTAPFDAMVQLLDGEAEVTIAGNPLRLKKGDMVIMPANKPHALRAVERFKMLLTMIRA
- a CDS encoding ferritin-like domain-containing protein, coding for MKVTEIIAELNKILTLEHGHLGMYKNFSGYQDKEIRRTFRRFAEIEMEHINKVRNAILNLGGKPSIIIEGGDIIGRLFGVTINLASEKDVVKTFSWVEKKSHQGYAGFVSKLEQHNGTMQQFIAEIAAANMLEARLMHLWLEDKLLKYNSRKLK
- a CDS encoding MBL fold metallo-hydrolase, yielding MQVRLTTLCENTAAALGYTGEWGLGILVEAGGEAVLLDTGLGDSLIRNAMAGNVDLSKVDKVVISHGHADHTGGLRSLLQQLGKRVQIHTHPAIWGKKYTCMTLPGSGERRCRYIGMPFCREELEGLGAVFNMSREPVWLNEFMVTTGEVPLVTSFEKVDDNMFLRAEEGFVPDTLPDDQALVVKTEKGLVVLLGCAHRGMVNTLLHAQRITGVEKIYAVVGGTHLFRAQPEQIEQSMAELRRMGVGKIGVSHCTGMAPAALLAREFGDKFFFNNAGTVVEF
- a CDS encoding HlyD family secretion protein; this encodes MADKKRALAVLVLLLVAAGSYWAYEHYYKGEVALIRATGTIEATTVELNAKMSGTVARLLVDTGDTVSAGQLVAELSRSDLAAQRERDALGVLKAEAQLADLQSGAREQEKKEAMAGVEIARVNLEKANTDLARIEALFQGGAVPEADYDKARTSAELAKNQLAAAEARLNLLESGSRPQQIKAAQAEVERSKAVLKASDAMLEDLKVYSPIAGVVLSGNYEQGEYVQMGASLATVADLNDLWIKVYIPTVDLPHIKLDQPVQFTVSGMDKVFEGVVQEIATEGEFTPKTIQTQQERANVVFAVKIKISDAGGVLKPGMPADVTFGPRANHD
- a CDS encoding ABC transporter ATP-binding protein codes for the protein MIKVEKLGKDFGHITAVYEVTIDVFAGNIFGLVGPDGAGKTTLLRVICGLIVPDRGQVLWAQAAGGQGKRGNGVVLGYMPQRFSLYGDLTVMENINFFGALYKLKRPVIRERADEILEMTGLLPFKDRLADNLSGGMKQKLALTCALVNRPALLVLDEPTYGVDPQSRKEFWRILYRLNKQGMTIIVSTPYMDEAELCTRVAFMNKGRVVAVDSPSRLKSNFPYQVLEVRVETRRAGPVGDVPPQSRGGDDFPYNRHIGLFSDLPGVVYVSLYGDKYRVVVEDGEAARRAMENRLAEKGINAGLYCTEINPTMEDVFIALAEKGVE